Sequence from the Ictalurus punctatus breed USDA103 chromosome 10, Coco_2.0, whole genome shotgun sequence genome:
ACAAAATCAATTACTGCATTACCATCCACTTTAGCAGAATCATCTACCCATCACTTCTTAACATctgaaacaacaaaaacatcaccAATACAAACAGTTGGAGTGTCACGACCTACTAATACAGAAtcatttacagatcactcaacaACATCTGAATCTTCCAAAACATCAAGACAAACAGTTATAGCCTTCACATCTGTTTCCCCACAACCATCTACGGATCCATCATCAACATTCAAATCTCCAGAAACTTTATCCAAGCAGCAAGTTACACCATCACGTGGAAAGTCACATGGAGATCACTCCTCAACATCTCAAACTCTCCAAATGTCATCAGCATCATCAATTACATCACCAATTACTTTACCAGAATCATCTAGAGATCAGTCATTAACATCTAAATCGGCAGATATTTCATCAACAAATTCAGTTACAGCATCACCACCTGCTTCTGCAGAAATGCATACAGATCACTCATTAACACCTGAAGCTCCAAAAACTCCATCAACACCATTGTTTACAACATCACCTTCTACCTCCCTAGAATCATCTCCAGATCACTCATCAACAGCTGAATCTGCAGTAACTTTATCAACACCAATCGTTACATCATCACCTATTACTTCACCAGAAACATTGACCAATCATTCAAAAACCGAGTCTTCAGAAATGTTAACAAAATCAATTACTGCATTACCATCAACTTCCACAGAATCAGCTACACATAACTCCTTAACATCTGAGGCCACAAAAATTTCATCAATACAAACACATGGAGTGTCACAACCTACTCACACAGAATCATTTACAGATCTCTCATCAACAATTGAATCTTCAGAAACTTCAACACAAACAGTCACTGCCTCACCATCTCCCTCCCCAAAATTATCTACAGGTTACTCATCAGCATCTGAATCTCCAGAACCTATATCAACACAAACAGATACAGTATCACCACCTGCTTCGGATGAATCACCTAGAGATCACTCCTCAAAATCTGAAGCTCCAGAAACGTCGTCACCACCATTCTTTACATCACCACCTACTTCAACACATTTATCTACAGATCACTCATCAACATCAACTACAACTCTGtcaacaacaaccaccacca
This genomic interval carries:
- the LOC108270622 gene encoding uncharacterized protein DDB_G0271670, giving the protein MSSASSITSPITLPESSRDQSLTSKSADISSTNSVTASPPASAEMHTDHSLTPEAPKTPSTPLFTTSPSTSLESSPDHSSTAESAVTLSTPIVTSSPITSPETLTNHSKTESSEMLTKSITALPSTSTESATHNSLTSEATKISSIQTHGVSQPTHTESFTDLSSTIESSETSTQTVTASPSPSPKLSTGYSSASESPEPISTQTDTVSPPASDESPRDHSSKSEAPETSSPPFFTSPPTSTHLSTDHSSTSTTTLSTTTTTTGISPATTTSKTPPKVTTNKTTSSRPSIIFQPPTASLSKIFAQAVVKMQCVTKLSNEKIIIYIEEFSRLIQAKVNGTIKITVKKTKMYHPKDHLLKAP